The Elgaria multicarinata webbii isolate HBS135686 ecotype San Diego chromosome 11, rElgMul1.1.pri, whole genome shotgun sequence genome segment AGCCAGGTCAAGTGTGTTTGCAGATATCCCTCTGTAGTGAGATGTGCAAAAACATGACAGCCTCTCACCAAGTCCTGAATCAGTGAGCCCCTGAATGTAGGAGTGAGATTCAGGGTGGGGAAAAGGCACTTCTGGGCCTAGAAGCCAGCGCAGCAAAAGAGTGGTACAGCAAACATAATGTTTTGCTTATGTAGTGTTGGAAAACTAGCAATGAAATGATATTTTGCACGTAAAGACTGCCACATTTAAATGGATCAGTGTTGAATGTCAGTTATAGGGAGCTGATTCAAATTCAACTTTTCAGCCATGACACTTGAGTTATGGACTGCAAAATCACAGTCTCTGGTCTTTGGGacctgaatacacacacacacacacacacacacacacacacacacacacacacacacacactcacgcacaAATGGGAGCCTTCAAAAGGCCTTGAAAGGGGTTTGGGacggcttctgccctgaaagacagcccagaaatattttaaataaaaataaaataaataaaaggtggggTTTACATTGCAGAACCCAAAAATGATTGTAATTTTACCTGTCTCAAGGATAACTTTTTTTTATGTCTTAAGGAAATCTAATCATGAAACAACCTGTCTGTAAACATACTTTGTAGCCTAGTCCACTATAATGTAATTGGAAAGCCTgactggaaaaataaaagtttttttttaaaaaagaacagtcTCATGGATTCAGTTCCTTGTGTATTCTGCAGAGGGCAACAGAGGGCAAGCCCCTTGTCTTGAAAACGGCGTTCTCTTGATTcctatcacaaataaataattctttcccTCTATAGAACCAATTGCCACCTGTAACAGCAGTGCTGCAATCCTTCCCCCAAACACATAAACCACCTCTAATTTTCTTCTGTTCTCTTGGATCTCACTACTGCCTATCAATACCCTGAATCAATccctttattttaatttgtcCTGCCAGCCCAAATCAGCCCCTCCCAAATCTTTCTGCTTTATCCTCTTCAAGCAAACTTTTGTCAGTAAAGGAAACCATCTTTCTTTACCAAGACAAATTTTTCACGTGTTTTCCACCTGGTGTATCCCAGGGTGATATTGTGTGGTTCTGTGTACTGTTTGAAAtggcattttctgtgtttttcccgTCGAAAGGTGTGGGCTACTTCATACCTTATTTATTCAGGCGTACTCCTAAGCTGTCCAAATGTGCACTCAGGTTTAATGTATGAATGtgacaaaacaaagaaaatgtaaGTATCACTGCCATTGTCAGTTAGTGGGGACtggttgttgcatttatatctcacttttcctTCTGAGGAGCCTAAGGTGGAGTatatgatcctccccctcctctccattttatcatcacaaccctgtgtggtagcaGCTGtaccaaagtcacccaatgagcttccgtggcagagtggggactagaaccgggacctctcgactcccagtccaacactctaaccactacaccactctagCTCTTTCAACTGGCTGTTGAGTGGCAAAGCCCAAGTTTTATGATGAATTTCCATTTTAGAATCAAACAAAAAACCTGTTTCCAGTCACCATCCTCACCCTGATTCCAGAGACGGCTCTACCTTTCAAAGGAATTATAGTAAAGTGAAATCTCTCTGTCACAGCCACCACTTCTAGGCCTCTTGATCTGTCTGTTGCCAAGTTACTGCCTTTGGGAGAAGCCAGTCGAAGGAATCATTAATCCATGCCCAGCCTTCTTACTTCCTTGTTCCTTGTTCTCTGTCAACTAGAGGAAAGCACACAGACCGAGAACTGCGGGTACATATAACCTGCAGCCATGGATGACAGCTGGAGAAGCAGAGAAAATGAAGCAGGTACCATGATTTTTGCCCTAGGGATGTCTGGTTTGATCTGGGACTGGCTGATTAGGAGGTTCTCTTAACTTTTTTGGCGTTAGCAAGATTCCTactatgaccaccaccaccatcacccgaGCTAAGAGCATTGCAGGCACATGCAAAGAGAACCATGGGGGGAAATTGAGCTCTGCTTTAATGAAAAGCCTGTCGAAAGGGACAGGCTGCACTTGAATTAGAATGGATACCAGATTACAGGTTGTAGAGCAGCTTTAAAACTGATTTCTAGGGGGAAAGCTGAAATACGTTAGTAGTTTTGCCTCACCACTTTTGCATTCAGCCCTGCTCAAGACTGGAATGAGGGCAGCGAGAGCttttccgaaatggaatttggacctcAGGTTGGTGTAAACGTTTCAGATCTGCTAAGATGAGATGCCATAAAGTAGGGGTAAGGAGCATGACACCCACTCCGACATTGTTGGattggaactcccatcatcccccaccattggctataccaGCTGGAGCAGAATGGCGTTCTGGAGGGACACACGTTTCCAGCTGTACCATAGAGTTCGACAACGAGCAGACAGAAACAAAAGGTGGTCACATAAAGGGATCCAAAAGCCATAAGAAGGAACGAATGGTGGACAAAAGGAACACCTGTGTATAAGTTTATATATATGGTAATAATGCGACAGGCCTCCTAGTCAAGGTGGGGGAATGTGAGCGTTTGATACTATAAGAGAGCCTATGGTAGTGGGTGTGCTGCCCTTAGAGGGAAAGATGTGACAAATGCATTTTCTCCCACTTTGAACAGATTAGCAATCCTTGTGAGGTGCTTTTGCTTCTCCTTGTTCTAGGTGGCTTCACCTTTGTGGGGTGAATCCCTTGTTACGAACATTGGTTTGAACTGTATGGGCTGATGCTTCAGGGAGTGGGGACATGATTTGGTGGCGTTTTGGCCCCCTTCTGTATACTTACATTGGAGTCTGAAGGGAGGCACATTCCAACTGGGCTTCTTCTCTCTGACCCATGCATGTCTTGCGTCCTATTCTGGACCCCTGTCTCTAGGGTCCAGCTGGGGTCGCCATGGAGCCCCGTCTCTCTTTCTCCAGCTACCAAGCAACCAGACGCTACGTTTCCGTGGCAACAAGGCAACGGCCTGGGAAGCGGCTTTGGAGGGGGCATCGGAGCCCGCAGTTGACCCCCAGGAACTGGTCCCGGAATTTGTgttgggggaggaagaggaagacagcAGGCCTCTGAAAGAGCTGCCCCTCTGCCTTGAGTCGAAACGAAAACTCAGGTAGCAGGATGGCTGGATCCttgaggggagggggatgaaTATTCTTAACGTTTGAGATGGTGGGGCTTACCCCTCAAATGGGCTCCCCgcaaaagcagccttccccaacttggtgtcctccagttgtgttggactacaactcccataatccccagctagtatggccaacAGCTGAACTAAAATGAATTCTCAAGTTTGATTCTGTTCCTTTGGGACTCAATTGACACCAGAATTTCCTTTCTTCCACCACTGATATGAAATTACTGCCCTTGTGACTGGGTTATCttgtacagcagccttctccatcctgatgCCATCCGCATGGATTAccagtctcatcatccccagccagcacagccaagccATATAGGGATCCCCAGGTTGTTCTACTGGCCCTTCTGAGATAGAGCAAAGGATGCTGGGAATCCAGAACGTCTGGGAAGGGCACAGAGAGCTGCTGAAGTGGTTCAAGGGAGGGGCCTGGGTCTCGCTGGGGTGGCACAGAGGTCGCTTGGGGAGATGCAGCCCCTCTCCTCGAGCTCTTTGAATAGGACAACAAGGTGTTAATCTATGTGGGGCGTTTGCCTCGAAGATCTAATAAACATAGAGAGACCGAGGGGCACACAGTTGCATAACTCCAGAGAAACAACGCTCCAGGCAGGCATTGATTTTAACCATCTCAGTTTCCCATTAAGCTATCTGGGCTCTTTCCACCCTGTTTTTCAAGAGTTCTGCAGGAGCAAGCAACGAGCAGGCTCAGCGGTTGGGAGCTTTGGCGTGTGGGCAAGCGACGGACGCTGCGCCGTCTCAGGAGCCAGGCAGGCGCGGTCCTCTCCTACGCTGAGGTGTGGCGGGGCACGCTGCGCCACATTGAAGGTATGGGGAAAGTGTCCTGGTGAACAGAGGACCAGGGACAGCTTGCATATGTTTCCTGGCCTTGCCCTTTGACCTGTTGTCCTCTCTTCTTCCAAGGCCACTTTGGAACAGGGATCCAGTCCTACTTTAACTTCCTGCGTTTCTTGGTCCTGATGAATTTCGTCGCCTCCCTCCTGGTGGTGGGATTTGTGGTGGCGCCGAATGCGGCGTTTGAGGCCTTGCAGCTCAATCGGACACGTCAACGGAACGACAGTTTGGGTAGGTCTTGTGAGCCAGGGATTTGAAATAAGGAGCTCTAACTCCCAAGGAAAACTGAGGAGTAGTTTCCATCTTTTTCCTCCAGCAGGGCCATTACGCATTGAATAGCTGTGtagagttgtaggagtttttccgGTTTAAACGTGCATGGAATTGCAATCTAAGAGGGTCTAAAGGGTGAGAGCCGTAGATGACAGGAGACTCCTActgaggatgaggaggaaattaACTCCTCCCCATTATTTCTTTCAGTGAATGCATCATGTCTGCATTACAACCCCACACCACAAGGCTTGGTCAGCTACTTTTCCTACGTCATGGATCTTCTGTCAGGCAAGGTGAGATACTGTAACCCTGACAATTAACCCTGGAACACTGCCACAGGGACCCATTTCCAGTGTCTATGAATGTGTGTCTCCCTGCAGGGGTTCATAGAGCTCACCTACCTGTTCTACGGCTACTACCAACATTCGGCCGTCGATTTCGTGGGCTTCTCGTACAACGTCCCCCTTGCGTATCTGCTCACGGCACTCTTTTACCTCCTCTTCTGTCTGGTGTGGATCGTACAGAGGTGAGGGCAACTCTGCACTTTGTGAGCCATCCTCCACCCTGAATGCAGCTGCATTTCTGGGCATCCTCTGTTTAAATATCTgcccttctcttcccttccttccttccttccccaggtCCATCTATCTTCTCAAACGCAGCTTGGTTAGTGAAGACGCTTCCCTTGGGTCCTACAGCAACAAAGTCTTTGCCGGCTGGGATTTTGGCTTGGTGCAAGGCAGGATGGTGGAGTTAAAACACAAGAGCATCCGCTATGAGCTGCGGGTAAGGCAGACCAGGTAGGCTAGGAACAGATGCCAAGACATACTGCTGGAGTTTAGGGTTTGATTGCAGGGGGGCAGGACAGAGACTACTACTGTGgctacaaccatctgtcaggtatgctttagggtggattcctgcactgagcagggggttggacttgatggccttataggccccttccaactctactattctatgattctatgtggcgaCCTTCTTGAAGCTAAATAGGTCGAGGTCTGGATTGGAGACTGCCCAGGAAggcttccacaacctggtaccctccagatgtcttgtgttagagttgtagtccaacagatctggagggcaccaggttggggaaggctgttgtatattCACTGCATTGAGTAGTGAGTGGTGCAGCCAGGTAATTTCAGACCCTGGACTTCATGGTCTTACGATGGGTAGGGGTGGCTTTGAAAGGccatgtgcagtggaggctggtggctccgctttcagtggggctgtggatccattctgcgttttagccagaactctaaaagagcgatccaaggtactgaacctattttggagacaGGGTAAAGTACCTTGAATacttcctttagagttttggcagGTTTTGACCAAaatccagaatagattcacagccctactgaaatcagagacaccagcctccactggatatgtGTAAATTACATTTCTCACCACCGCAGTTTCATgctggttggttgtttttatgctcttcatggttttaattgttgtaaaccgcccagagagcttcggctattgggcggtataaaaatgtaataaataaatcaggggcAGGCCCTTTAGATGACAATggaccccaactcccatcagccctagccagcataaccaatggtgagggataatgggggttcctgtccaacaacatctggagggccacaagtcgcccATCTCTGCTTTACATGGAACTGCTTCTACTTACTTGATTCTGTTAgagcaaaacaaataaaaccccaaataaaaaggaacaagaaaaagtaaatactctgagcatgtgcaagtttgcattttaaactcactgaaacCATAGCAACGTCATGAACACAGGAACAAAATGGAGCTTGCCTCTGCTAATCCCATTGTTTAACacctttacttgggaataagcaacCTTTCGTTATAGGAAAGGATCATGTATTTTTAAAGGCCCCCATCTAGATTGGCGAGGAGGTTAATGTTTTCACCCTGTGCCATTTCCCCACTGAAAATGACTCCACTCGCAGAGCTATTTGCCCTGATGTTAGCCTTAAGCCTATACATTCGCCCCTCTGCAGCTAGTTGCAGCTACAGGGGCAACTTAAATTAGGGCTgcagtgcaggggggggggggaaataagaccccttctctcctccctccccttcaccaCAGCTCAATGcatatgggtggggtggggtttgcctACACCTGCCTTCTGTAAAATAAAATGACATTGCAGAATTCCCGTGTGGCCTGACTCCATCTCCCCCAGTTCAATTAAAAactgctctttgttgtttttctgcccCATTTGCTCAGCTGGAGGAGTGTCGCCTTCTGCAAGATCTAACCCAGGGTTGGGCAAACATGTGGTCCTCGGACCATGCGTGGCCCTTGCTCaggctaatttcaaaagccctatGCAAGGGATAGGTTCAAATCTCTGGAAAGAGTGGTCCATCCTCTGTCCCTCTCCCTGGAGCCCTCCAagtgcagaaagaaagagaaggggtgttggaaagagagagagagagagagagaagagggtggcagaaagagagaaacagagggGCTTCGTCCACTTTTGGCTCTTGCTCCACTCACCACTGGCTTCGGACGTACGTTGCTTAACTCCCTTTGGTTCTGGGATGCTAGTTTTTCTGCTTCtcatcctccccttcctctctggcTCCAGATGGATCTAGAGGAGGAAGCACTCCGCAAGTGCCAGGCAGAGCGGACCACAGCACAAACTGTCAGTCTCTATGTCCTTCGGGTCCTGATCAACATCCTGGTTTTGGGGCTGCTGGGAGGATCATTTTACTGCATCTTCCGGGCAACGAGCTATTCCCAGTGGCTGCTGGAAAAGGTGAGGAAATAGCCATCACTTGACATGTCTTCCCTTCACCATCTTCTGGTGGACCCTACTCGCTCCCCGCTAAAAAAAGCAACTCTTTGGGTTTGCTTTGATTGTACCCCCAACCTGGGCACAGTGACAGCCCAGCCCTACAAGTTGCACTTGGGGTGACACAAAACTGGCTTTTATGTTGTCTGGACTAGCAGACCGGGTTGAGACTCTACTAATGATGGCTCCGTGTTTTTTATAGCCATGTGAgtggcagaaattcaactggcACAGCTCTGCCCATCATTGCATCACCAATCTGTTGAAGTTCTGTCTGTAAGAGGCAATGACCTGGTccgcacataatgctaaaccctGGTATGGGTTGCTGAATTCAGGGCTGTTGTGATGCATGAGCACCGCTGTGCTAACaaattatggtttgttaaccatgaacattccagaaagagaacccagggtttgttgttgggttattcagggcTATTTAGATGGTTATGTGTGATCTGAAACAGTGGGTTGTTCATGGAGTTgctttgccaggctacagaggcggAGGACAAGAgcggtaaaaaataaataaatccatccacTCTACAGCGCCACGAAGGCATTTGGGATACGAGGAAGGAACAAGCATAGGAGGACGGAAACATTCACGGGATTGAGAACAAACTGCCATTTGttcgatcatctgccagacaaacccagAGTACGGCAACAAACtataggttaaataaaccatggattagcgttcagtgtgaaccaggccacagtcTCTGGAAAAGGAGATGACTAATCTTATTCCCTTTATTACCACGGTGATCTTGACTAGATCTATCTTTTTATCTCCTTTGGCAGACTGACTCCCCAATCAAAGGCCAATACTTCCTGGAGTTACTAGCAGCTTATCTCCCATCCGCCGTCATCACAGCTGCCAACCTCCTTCTCCCGTTGATCTTTGAGGTCATCGTTCAACTAGAGAAATACCCGCTCAGCTTTCAAATCAAAATCACGCTTCTCAGGTGCAGGAAGTGCTGGGTCCTCTGGGGTGCCTGGTATACACCGGCCCTTATGTGCAGAGGCAGCTGTGGGATTCAGCTCTGAATGACAGACAGGGCTGGATAAATGTCCTCGAAAAGCAAGTTATAGAATAGGATCTACGGTGGTATTATCAGTTCCCCTTTGTTAGCAAGAGGGAGCCTATCTTaatttctgaattattttcaGTTCTGTTCTGAACGATAGATAGATGGGGCTAGATTAATGATCATGATAAGTAAGTGGAAGAATGGGAGCACTTTAGAGTGGTGTTATTGATGAGATTTCCTTCGTAAGCAgttcacatgaggcttttatggtgcaatcaATTTCCTGTCTCAAACATGGGATTTTACTGGTGTCTAGATATTGTTTTTCATTTGTAATGAAAGCACTTTAAGATTTCCAacagcttcttccatcttctttcttaccacacacaaaaaaaaccctgagttATGGAGGGAAAAGGTAGAACAGTGGCTCATTGCCCTCAGGCTGGTAGTGGTAGGCTgtctgtctgaaagcaccctttATCTTGCTTCCTGAATTCTTTTTCGGGGCACTGAACCCTAGTAGCGTAGAGCATGACTGGCTAGCGAGGCCCAGAATGGATCAGGTCTCTGATGGATTGCCTAGGCTGGGGCAGGCAGATAGCACTTGGGCAGGGATCCTCAATGTTTTTAGGTCAAGAGGCACATTTAGAATGGTAAGAAAGTGTTTTGgggactctcacaaaatggctgtcattggGGGGGGGTAGGGAGGGGCGCTTGCTCATCCATAAATTGGTAGGCATGGCCGGTCACAAAAAATCCcttttcccagaaggcaagctggtaagactaaaagaaaagcaacttgtcCGAAAACCTAAGCAGAGTTGGGGGTCTGACCTCCAAAATGTAAAACCACACTTTTGAACCCAGATAACGCTGATGCTGGTGAGCAGCATTTTGCTTTGTAGCATGCCAATGTCCCCCTTACaaaaaataatgaattaaaataatatgAAGAAATATCAGGATGGGAAGGGAACCTAGGGCTAGAGCATGGGTTATAGGAAGCTGCGTTAGACTGTCAGAAGCTCAGCATTATTTGTCTACAGCCTGGAAGCATCTCTTTAAGGTTTCAGAAAGTagtatggctttcttttcttcttccccggtcagttggcaaccctacatgTCTTCCCATTTCTGTCTAACAGGAGCGTCTTCCTCCGTCTCGCAAGCCTGGGGGTTGTGCTCATCTCGCTCTGGGCCCAGATCACCTGTACTGGGGACCCACACATGTCAGAGTGTCGGAACTGTGGCTACAATAACCGCCTTCACCCGGTAAGTTTAGAGGGGAATGTGAGGTTTGGAGTCCAGACTCCTGGATTCTCTGGTTGGCGATAGGAACTAGGCCTTGGTTGGAACTAGGCCTTGGTTCTCTTAAAAGGAGCTAGAATTTAGCTAGTTACCGCAAGGCCTCTGGTAGGCCttccctttgggggtggggggaattatgtCCAGTAGGTTGGAGTGAGGGCAGTTTGGGCGTCCCGCCCCATGACAGGAGAAGTATTAAGTTAGGCAAAGAGTAGTTAGCAACCATAGATCCCTGGATTATTTGGGAGGGAAATGGTGGGAGTAGAGCAGTGGGAAAGTTCAACATGACACTCTTCCCAGATGGCTGAGCTGAATCTTTATATCCCTCCAGTGCTGGGAGACCTCAGTGGGACAGGAAATGTACAAGCTGATGATTTTCGACTTGGTTGTTATACTCCTCATCATATTGTTTGTGGAGTTTCCAAGAAAGTAAGTTTCTGATCCCCTTTGTGTTATAGAAGCTGGGTATAAGATTGCCCTGGGCAGTAGTAAGTCATTTTAGCTTGGTTtgggtgtgttttatttatttatttatttattacatttctataccgcccaatagccggagctctctgggcggttcacaaaagtggtGGTGGGCGGCTTTTATGTTTTCCCTTTATTCTTGACCCTCTGATCAGCATTTTGGCCTAAAATGCTGATCAGAGGGTTGCTTGCTTCCACACTAGCAGTTTTAGTCTAGAATTCTCATCCTTTGTtcacttactttttaaaaaattcatggaACATTGCAGCCATCCTATTCCAGGGTTTTCTGAGGTAGCTTGCCTTTTTTTAACCCCAGTTTGTGGCTCTCTGTTTTGATTAATATCAGACGAGGACTGTGAACAGTCAGGGTCCAAATCCCTGCTTGTCCATGAAGCtcggtgaccttgggccaattgCTCCATCTCAACCTTAggccacttcacagggttgctgtgaggataacatgggaggaggagaacacagtggaggctggtggctccagtgtcagcggggtggtgaatccgatctgggtttcagtcagaactctaaagccagtgtgagagccagtgtggtgtagtggctaaggtgttggactgggagtcgggagatccaggttctagtccccacttagccacggaaactcactgggtgactttgggccagtcacagactcccagttcaccctacctcacagggttgttgtgaggataacatggagaggaggaggattatgtatgccgacttgggttccttagaggaaaaaaggtgggatataaatgtaataaacaaacaaacaaacaaaggagccAGCCAAGGTGCTTCTAGGATGAAAGGTGGAGTACAAAGggaatgaatgagagagagaaaaatgaaataGCACCTGGTTGTGAGTGGTCTTCAGTTCAGGTCACCTGCAGAATccacgggcatgtctacaccagccatttatcctgggaccatccctgtgcattcaaatgccacacaggggatcccaggagcaggcagggacgatccctccatttgcctggtataacccttaggtgtagaaagggcccacaTCTGCTCTTCCCTCCCTTGTTTCCTAGGATGCTGGTGACTTACTTGCCCTCCTGCTCTTTGCTACAATGGTGGGG includes the following:
- the TMC4 gene encoding transmembrane channel-like protein 4; protein product: MDDSWRSRENEAGSSWGRHGAPSLFLQLPSNQTLRFRGNKATAWEAALEGASEPAVDPQELVPEFVLGEEEEDSRPLKELPLCLESKRKLRVLQEQATSRLSGWELWRVGKRRTLRRLRSQAGAVLSYAEVWRGTLRHIEGHFGTGIQSYFNFLRFLVLMNFVASLLVVGFVVAPNAAFEALQLNRTRQRNDSLVNASCLHYNPTPQGLVSYFSYVMDLLSGKGFIELTYLFYGYYQHSAVDFVGFSYNVPLAYLLTALFYLLFCLVWIVQRSIYLLKRSLVSEDASLGSYSNKVFAGWDFGLVQGRMVELKHKSIRYELRMDLEEEALRKCQAERTTAQTVSLYVLRVLINILVLGLLGGSFYCIFRATSYSQWLLEKTDSPIKGQYFLELLAAYLPSAVITAANLLLPLIFEVIVQLEKYPLSFQIKITLLRSVFLRLASLGVVLISLWAQITCTGDPHMSECRNCGYNNRLHPCWETSVGQEMYKLMIFDLVVILLIILFVEFPRKMLVTYLPSCSLLQWWGQQEFMVPSNVLDLVYGQTLCWTGALFCPLLPVLNTIKFIVVFYLKKLTLYANCRPAERTFRASSSNFFFLLVLLFGLGISFIPALYSMLVLPPSKACGPFRGDPTMWNTVDDAVLQLPYRTRDFLKFVGSVAFAVPLFLLLSILMFYLKALADSYSSMVKGLKGQLRLEGQDKLFLVKQISELSQ